GGTCAGGTCGGCAAAGCGCTGGCTGGGCGTTTTGCCCGTCTTGGCCGTCATCTCGGCTGCCAGCAGGCCGGGAATCACGCCGTCTTTATCGGTGCTCCAGGCTCCGCCATCCCGGCGCAGGAAGCTGGCCCCGGCGGATTCCTCGCCACCGAAGCCCAGATCGCCGGTCAGCAGCCCGTCCACGAAATATTTGAAGCCGACCGGAACTTCCACAAGAGTGCGGCCCAGCCCCGCAGCCACGCGGTCAATCAGGGCACTGCTGACCAGCGTTTTGCCCACGCCCGCTTCCCGTCGCCAGCCGGGACGGTGCTGGAACAGGTAGTCGATCATCACGGCCAGATAATGATTCGGGTTCATCAGGCCGTCGGCCGTAACGATGCCGTGGCGGTCGGCGTCCGGGTCATTGCCCACCGCCACGTCGAAATCGTCCTTAAGACGAAGCAGCCCGGCCATCGCGTAAGGGCTGGAGCAGTCCATGCGAATCTTCCCGTCCTTGTCCACACTCATGAAGGCAAAGCGGGGATCGACGGTCCGGTTCACGATCTCGAAGTTCAGACCATACTCGGCCAGGATCGCCTCCCACACCGGCAGGCTGGCCCCACCCAGCGGATCGATGCCGACGTGTACACCGCTCTCCTTGATGGCCTCCAGGTCGATGACCTCCGGCAACTGGCGCACATATGGCGTGATGAAGTCGAACTCTTCGAGTTTGCCCATCGCGTCTTCGAGAGACAGGCGTTTCACGTCGCGCATTTCATTCTCGAGGATGGCGTTGGCGCGGGCCTGCACGGCCCCGGTCACGTCGGTGTCGGCGGGTCCGCCGCTGGGCGGGTTGTACTTGAAACCGCCGTCCTGCGGGGGATTGTGACTGGGCGTGATCACGATGCCGTCCGCCGTGCCCCCCTTGCCCGCACGGTTGTGTTCGAGGATCGCGTGGCTGATCAGCGGTGTGGCGGTCATCACACCGGGCTGCACGCAAACGCGCACGCCATTTGCGGTCAGGACCTCCAGGGCACTCATCCACGCGGGTTCGGACAGGGCGTGGGAATCCAGGCCCATGAACAGCGGTCCGCTGATGCCCGCTGCGGCACGGTGTTCTGCCACAGCCTGCGCCACCGCCAGAATGTGCGCCTCGTTGAAGGTCCCGTTCAGGCTGGTGCCCCGGTGGCCGCTGGTGCCGAAGGCCACGCGTTGCAGTGGATCGTTGACATCCGGGCGCGTTTCGTAGTAATGCGCCACCAGACGTGGAATGTTCGTCAGCAGGCTCTGAGGAGCGGGTTTTCCGGCCAGTTCGCTGAGGGTCATAGGGGGCAGTTTAACGGGCCTGTTCCAGACCGCCCGATTCCATGAGCAAAATGCCGGGAACGCTTTAAGGCGGTGTCTTCTCAAATGCCCCGCCAGCACGATCAAGCTCACGTTTTGTAAATGTTCCGATCACCCATTCGCGCGTGGGATGGGTCACAGTGGCGGCATGAAGAAAATGATGATGGCCGCCGCAGCGATAGGAATGACTGGACTTCTAGCGGGCTGTGGCTCGTCTGGCAGTGCACCTGACGGTAGCGGCAGCGCACGTATCGTGGATTTAAAGACAGAGTACGCCTCATCCCTCACTCCAACCGTCCAATATGCGGGATGCGACAGCGTCACCAATCCCAGCGATACGGCGCGTAAGTACTCAACTCAGGTGGTGGTCGAGTTCGCGGCTGTAGGTGATATCAAATCAGTGGATGTGAAGCTAAAGGGAACGAATACGAACACCTATGATTCCGCATTCAACAAAAACGTTCCTTCCGAGCAACTCAAGACGTTGCCTAACGGTAATTACCGCGTCATCTTCGATGCCAACTCGGCTACCGGGGCGTTCCTGCCTAGCAGCGTCGGCACCCAGAGCATAGTTGTAACGCCGGTCGAGCAGGACCCACGTCCTGTCAAGGCGGTCACTGGTCAAGACAAGGTACCGGGTGGCTTCTACACCGAACTGACCATCAATACCGCTACAGCTAATTTCACCATTGACAGCCGTAATCTGCGCGTCATTCCAGTTTACCGGTCATGCACCTTGCAGAACGTCGCCCAACCTCTCAAGTTGTAAACCGTTCCGATTGATTTACGCCGGGACCGTGAGGCTCCCGGCATTTTCATGAGGTGTCCTTAGCTTTGCTGAAGGTAGGGGTCACGCGGGCGTCAGCTTGGTAAGTCACATTGAGTAGTATGAAAAAGCTCTTGATGGCAGCAGTGGGACTGACGGGCGTGTTGGCGAGCTGTGGTGGGGTCGAGGTTACTATTGATCCTGGGATTATTTCCAACCCTGTACTGATAACTCCTACAAATCCAGGGACGGGAATCACTCCGGTAAGCAACTTACAACTGTTGTCATATCAAAGTGAGTACACCCTCCCGACGGCATACACCGACACGAAAACAGGTGCCACCTACGCAAAGGGCTCCTCGGTGATTTGCGACAATTTGAACACTCGTATGAGCGTGGACGTTGATTTCTCTGGCACCATCAATCGATTTGGGGTTCGGCTAGACGGCCGTGATACCCCAGCAACGGGGACGATCTTCTCTGGGCCGCTGGGTAACATTCAGTCATCGAATCCAACTCGCTTTGAGTTCACGCTGGGAAATGGAGTGGCCCCGCTCAGTCTCGGCGACAAGCTGAAAGCCCAGGCTATCGTCGTGACACCAGTCAATACGTTCACTGTCAAAGGTGCAACGTTCGTCAGCGTTCAGGCCATGAGCGCCGATGGAACGCTCAGTGAAGTGGTGGATAGCGTCCAGGCAATTCCTGTGGCGGATTGCACCCGTTGACAGTCTGACTGTTGAAAACAAACCGTCCCACATCGGGGCGGTTTGTTTATGTCCGTTTTTACGCCACCAGCGGGTGCAGTTCGCCTACACTCACCAGCGCCAGCCAGTGAAGGGCACGACTGGCGCTGACATATAGAAGGCGCCGCTCATACTCGGTGCTCTCGTCGTAAGTGTGGGCGTTGGCGCTGCTCACGATGGCCGCACTGAACTCCAGCCCCTTGGCAAGACTGACCGGGAGCACCACCAGTCCGCCCCGGAAACGGTGTTCCTGGGTGGTGATCGGCTGGGCGTCGGTGTCGTGGTCGCGCAGGGCCTCAGCCAGCCGGTCTGCGTCCACAGCACGGCGGGTCACGATGGCGATGTTGACGTGCCCGGCAGCCTGCGCGTCCTTGACCGCCTGCGCGATCAGCGGCAACTCGCCGTAGGGGGCGTCTGCCGGGGCGGTGTAGCGCTGCACCTCCGCCCCGTCGCGGTCCACACCCTGTACCTGGGCGGCGCGGTTGTAGGTGGCAGCGATGCGCGCTCCCAGTTCAGTGATCTGGCGGGTGCTACGGTAAGTGCGGCCCAATGTCAGCACCTCGGCGCCGGGCAGCACGGCCTGCACCGCCTCCCAGCTACTCGGCCCCTTGTAGCCGTGCATACCCTGGTTCAGGTCCCCCAGTGCGGTCAGGTGGCCGGGGCGCGTGGCGCGTCCCAGCAGGGCGTACAGCAGCGGCGAGTAGTCCTGCGCCTCGTCCAGCACCACGTGGTCAAAGGGTTCGAGGTTGCGCCCGTCCTGCCGCCCGATTCCCCCTGTAAAGGCTTGCACCGCCAGCATCAGCGGCAATTCGGTGGCGTCGGCGTGGGCGCGGCGTGGCGTGG
This sequence is a window from Deinococcus humi. Protein-coding genes within it:
- the pgm gene encoding phosphoglucomutase (alpha-D-glucose-1,6-bisphosphate-dependent), coding for MTLSELAGKPAPQSLLTNIPRLVAHYYETRPDVNDPLQRVAFGTSGHRGTSLNGTFNEAHILAVAQAVAEHRAAAGISGPLFMGLDSHALSEPAWMSALEVLTANGVRVCVQPGVMTATPLISHAILEHNRAGKGGTADGIVITPSHNPPQDGGFKYNPPSGGPADTDVTGAVQARANAILENEMRDVKRLSLEDAMGKLEEFDFITPYVRQLPEVIDLEAIKESGVHVGIDPLGGASLPVWEAILAEYGLNFEIVNRTVDPRFAFMSVDKDGKIRMDCSSPYAMAGLLRLKDDFDVAVGNDPDADRHGIVTADGLMNPNHYLAVMIDYLFQHRPGWRREAGVGKTLVSSALIDRVAAGLGRTLVEVPVGFKYFVDGLLTGDLGFGGEESAGASFLRRDGGAWSTDKDGVIPGLLAAEMTAKTGKTPSQRFADLTEKYGATAYDRQDAPATPEQKKILGNLSPEDVKAQTLAGDPITARLTRAPGNDAPIGGLKVTTAEAWFAARPSGTENVYKIYAESFKGAEHLKQVMEEAREVVTEALGGK